The Nitrospira sp. genome contains a region encoding:
- a CDS encoding cytochrome c has product MGALGKPIILMVAMYLFLKFVLPNIPGSAPLPSSLIFLYLLLTASGIVIYETLSGESKDAFWGPMQRFLTGEKIGGLQALRYGVLIFFPLLVGWQTYGSTATSDLPPVESRTIHPAPPGEYTGLSNPVPKTPDNIMQGKGFYAAFCSPCHGGNFDGKGPAARGFIPAPANFADPTTIAMLQESYLFWRIKKGGVGLPIEGTPWKSAMPRWEVELPDEWIWKIIMGEYDGAHQSPRTWE; this is encoded by the coding sequence ATGGGCGCGTTAGGTAAGCCGATCATACTCATGGTAGCCATGTATCTGTTCCTGAAGTTTGTGCTGCCGAATATACCCGGCTCGGCGCCGCTTCCCTCCAGTCTGATTTTTCTGTATCTCCTCCTGACCGCGTCCGGCATCGTCATCTATGAAACGTTGAGTGGCGAGTCGAAAGATGCCTTCTGGGGACCCATGCAGCGGTTCCTGACCGGAGAGAAGATCGGTGGGCTGCAAGCGCTTCGATATGGCGTGCTGATTTTCTTCCCTCTGCTGGTCGGATGGCAAACCTACGGCAGCACGGCGACGAGCGATCTTCCGCCGGTGGAGAGCAGAACGATCCATCCGGCGCCGCCGGGAGAGTATACCGGGCTGTCGAATCCCGTTCCCAAAACCCCTGACAATATCATGCAGGGAAAGGGATTCTACGCGGCATTTTGTTCCCCCTGTCACGGGGGCAACTTCGATGGCAAGGGACCGGCCGCCCGTGGTTTTATTCCGGCGCCTGCCAACTTCGCCGATCCCACGACGATCGCGATGTTGCAAGAGAGCTATCTGTTTTGGCGCATCAAGAAGGGCGGAGTCGGTCTTCCGATCGAAGGGACACCATGGAAGTCCGCGATGCCTCGTTGGGAAGTGGAATTACCGGATGAATGGATTTGGAAGATCATCATGGGCGAATACGACGGAGCCCATCAATCCCCGCGAACATGGGAGTAA
- a CDS encoding c-type cytochrome has product MKAAKLGVVGLALGMMGSLALVAGGCANEQEKRGKELYTHYCSDCHGPSGKQNEGFNWSAMPDPKPKDLSNKSEMGTFKDEELFNTISRDMLDTSEEGGDEIGDDDFAVPTMPTFKYTLSEDEIWAIVGHVRTLHGMKMEYNVAARKTSLEEGMKAAQAKFEQAKQAYEAAETKASEEAERKSEALKKDVEVDESAYAAEQEAMVQAKKEMDLAQVALNNFSTRPGKGLSIPRPDLTVKPAEATQLADRGKRLYENKYGCNGCHGLAGEGGKIGPSLDRAGFRLNATWIYRWLKNPQAMDSATRMPALGLNDADAKAVTMYVSTLRAEKAEPVVEKPVEKP; this is encoded by the coding sequence ATGAAGGCGGCAAAGCTGGGTGTCGTTGGATTGGCGCTTGGAATGATGGGAAGCTTGGCTTTGGTCGCCGGTGGCTGCGCGAACGAGCAGGAGAAGCGGGGGAAGGAACTCTATACGCACTACTGCAGCGATTGTCATGGCCCGAGCGGTAAGCAAAACGAAGGATTTAATTGGTCGGCCATGCCTGACCCGAAGCCGAAAGACTTGTCCAATAAGTCGGAGATGGGCACGTTCAAGGATGAGGAACTTTTCAATACGATCTCACGAGACATGTTGGACACCAGTGAAGAAGGTGGAGATGAGATCGGGGACGACGATTTTGCCGTTCCAACGATGCCGACGTTCAAATACACGTTGTCCGAGGACGAAATCTGGGCGATCGTCGGGCACGTGCGCACGTTGCACGGCATGAAGATGGAGTACAACGTTGCCGCGCGCAAGACCTCGCTCGAAGAAGGGATGAAGGCGGCGCAGGCGAAGTTCGAACAGGCCAAGCAAGCGTATGAAGCGGCCGAAACGAAGGCAAGCGAGGAAGCGGAGCGGAAAAGCGAAGCCTTGAAGAAAGATGTCGAAGTGGACGAATCCGCGTATGCCGCGGAGCAGGAAGCCATGGTCCAGGCCAAGAAAGAGATGGATCTTGCCCAGGTTGCGTTAAACAACTTCTCGACCAGGCCGGGAAAAGGCCTCAGTATTCCCAGGCCTGATCTCACGGTAAAGCCTGCGGAAGCCACACAACTGGCTGATCGTGGGAAGAGACTGTATGAAAACAAGTACGGCTGCAACGGCTGCCACGGTCTTGCCGGTGAGGGTGGGAAAATCGGACCGAGCCTCGATCGGGCAGGGTTTCGGCTGAACGCCACCTGGATCTACCGCTGGCTCAAAAATCCTCAAGCCATGGATTCGGCAACACGCATGCCCGCATTGGGATTGAATGATGCGGATGCGAAGGCCGTGACCATGTATGTGTCCACGTTACGTGCTGAGAAAGCGGAGCCTGTCGTGGAAAAGCCGGTCGAAAAGCCTTAA
- a CDS encoding tyrosine-type recombinase/integrase, translated as MGLARRGNMWWMSFMFQGQQVRRSTGTSDRRLAEAILGKVKVQIIEGRFFEKQEAQERTLTELLDRYASEHAARRANHRRELTSIQNLKGFFGNPKLDHITPKLIVAYKNKRYTDGVKPATINRELATLKKAFNLARREWEWCTDNPVCRVSMERENNTRDRWLTVEEEQRLLQAVSLGLRDVIVFALNTGMRMGEILALTWTGVDLVRRTVTVFRSKNGERRTIPVNSIVLDVLKRKHAVRSRMTDVVFHSHAGTFLDGSNIRRGLNAALRLAKISDFHFHDLRHTFATRIVQAGVDLYKVQRLLGHKSPIMTQRYAHHYPESLREGVEALESGRSFSTKLAQSQVRPGEASLSY; from the coding sequence ATGGGGCTCGCTAGACGAGGGAATATGTGGTGGATGTCGTTTATGTTCCAAGGGCAACAGGTTCGACGCTCAACAGGGACCTCGGATCGACGCCTCGCCGAAGCAATCCTCGGCAAGGTGAAGGTCCAAATCATTGAAGGCCGGTTCTTCGAGAAGCAGGAAGCGCAAGAACGAACCTTGACCGAGCTCTTGGATCGTTATGCAAGTGAACATGCGGCAAGACGAGCGAATCACCGGCGAGAGTTGACCAGTATTCAAAATCTCAAAGGATTCTTTGGTAATCCGAAACTGGATCACATCACGCCAAAGCTAATCGTGGCCTACAAGAACAAGCGCTATACAGATGGGGTCAAGCCCGCCACGATCAATCGGGAGCTCGCCACCTTGAAGAAGGCGTTCAACCTGGCTCGTCGCGAATGGGAATGGTGCACGGATAATCCAGTGTGCCGCGTGTCGATGGAGCGAGAGAACAATACGCGGGACCGCTGGTTGACCGTAGAGGAAGAACAGCGGCTCCTCCAGGCTGTAAGCCTGGGGCTGCGTGACGTGATTGTATTCGCGCTCAATACCGGGATGCGGATGGGTGAGATTCTGGCTCTTACGTGGACTGGAGTCGACCTGGTCCGTCGAACCGTGACCGTCTTTCGTTCAAAAAATGGCGAACGGCGGACCATCCCGGTCAACTCAATCGTACTCGATGTCCTAAAACGCAAGCACGCCGTGCGATCACGGATGACTGATGTGGTGTTTCACAGCCACGCCGGGACATTCCTCGATGGCAGCAACATTCGGCGAGGACTTAATGCCGCACTGCGACTGGCAAAGATCTCCGATTTCCATTTCCATGATCTTCGCCATACGTTTGCAACGCGGATCGTCCAGGCAGGGGTGGACCTGTACAAGGTACAGCGTCTCCTCGGGCATAAATCACCGATCATGACCCAGCGTTATGCCCATCATTACCCGGAAAGCTTGCGAGAAGGAGTAGAGGCGCTGGAGTCAGGCCGGTCGTTTAGCACAAAATTAGCACAATCGCAGGTTCGGCCTGGTGAGGCTTCTCTAAGCTATTGA
- a CDS encoding cytochrome c encodes MSEVAQLQLIALSIVGFGILILLFIRATFVRVTGFVFIVLGLFSLMSLAVPQLASLPPAEEKVDLASIKTPTDIAAIGQTVFFSKGQCALCHSIGPSESARCPDLKGIGAKLSKDFLYESLTDPQAFVYQDYRHGGVPKEYPATMPRIDKDPIGLSKNEILAVIAFLQQMSGEPISVSLSDLEIPGQTPKAPVKAAESALVAKARTH; translated from the coding sequence ATGAGTGAAGTCGCACAACTACAATTGATCGCACTGTCAATCGTTGGGTTTGGGATTCTCATCCTCCTCTTCATCCGCGCCACGTTTGTCCGGGTGACGGGATTTGTCTTCATTGTCCTCGGGCTGTTTTCGCTGATGTCACTCGCCGTGCCGCAATTGGCCTCGTTGCCGCCGGCCGAGGAAAAGGTCGACCTCGCGAGTATCAAGACCCCAACCGATATTGCGGCGATCGGCCAAACGGTGTTCTTCAGTAAAGGCCAATGCGCGCTGTGCCATTCCATCGGCCCCAGCGAATCCGCGCGTTGCCCGGATCTAAAGGGAATCGGCGCCAAATTGAGCAAAGATTTCCTCTATGAAAGTCTGACCGATCCCCAGGCCTTCGTCTATCAGGACTACCGGCATGGCGGGGTACCCAAGGAATATCCGGCTACGATGCCGCGTATCGACAAAGACCCGATCGGGCTCTCGAAGAATGAAATTTTGGCCGTGATCGCCTTTCTGCAACAAATGAGCGGCGAGCCGATCTCCGTCAGCCTGTCGGATCTTGAGATACCGGGCCAGACGCCGAAGGCTCCCGTCAAGGCAGCCGAATCTGCACTCGTCGCCAAGGCACGCACGCACTAG
- the ubiA gene encoding 4-hydroxybenzoate octaprenyltransferase encodes MSTPAVSSSPTSSGIPWSALARLIRLQNQTGTYLLLFPTMWSLVLAARGIPPPHLLAIFIVASFLMRSAGVILNDLADQSFDRQVTRTKTRPLASGELSRRHAYILLSVLLFAAASLLLFLRPIVAWLTPVAIFLAALYPYSKRWLHIPQAVLGIAFGWGTVMAWAAVQGTLEAPAWCLFGATAAWAVAYDTIYAIQDQEDDRRIGVKSAALYFGSSVHYGVGLAFGAMVACLIVAGWLTQLGWPYYAVLSGAILFFLFQIRQLQGPLTPSQAFVMFRAHVWVGVTILAGLLAGVLA; translated from the coding sequence ATGTCAACTCCGGCGGTGTCTTCTTCCCCGACTTCCTCAGGGATTCCTTGGTCCGCTCTTGCGCGATTGATTCGTCTGCAAAACCAAACCGGTACCTACTTATTATTATTCCCCACCATGTGGTCCCTGGTCCTTGCCGCTCGGGGAATTCCGCCACCCCATTTGCTCGCGATTTTCATCGTCGCCTCGTTCTTGATGAGAAGCGCGGGTGTGATTTTGAACGATTTGGCTGATCAATCGTTCGACCGGCAGGTCACCCGCACGAAGACGCGCCCGCTGGCTTCGGGTGAACTATCGCGACGCCATGCCTATATCTTGCTCAGCGTGCTGTTATTCGCCGCCGCAAGCCTTCTGCTCTTCCTTCGCCCCATCGTGGCCTGGCTTACCCCGGTGGCAATTTTTCTAGCGGCCTTGTACCCATATTCCAAACGGTGGCTCCATATCCCCCAAGCCGTACTCGGTATCGCCTTTGGTTGGGGAACGGTCATGGCCTGGGCTGCAGTACAAGGAACATTGGAGGCGCCGGCCTGGTGCCTCTTCGGAGCGACGGCGGCCTGGGCGGTCGCCTACGATACCATCTACGCCATCCAAGACCAAGAGGACGACCGACGCATCGGAGTCAAGTCCGCTGCGCTGTACTTCGGTTCGTCCGTGCACTATGGAGTCGGCCTGGCATTCGGAGCCATGGTGGCCTGCTTGATCGTAGCGGGATGGCTGACTCAGCTGGGATGGCCTTACTACGCGGTTCTCTCGGGAGCGATCCTGTTCTTCCTGTTCCAGATCCGTCAGCTACAAGGACCTCTTACGCCATCACAAGCCTTTGTCATGTTTCGAGCGCATGTCTGGGTTGGCGTAACCATCCTCGCCGGACTGCTGGCGGGCGTGTTGGCTTAA
- a CDS encoding cytochrome ubiquinol oxidase subunit I gives MRQGIGTIQLALRAVSGHGGWLAGLLLTAVWLALPSIGVAAEGTATGPTEYRDIPYIGSRNLVWIVAQLHLLLAGFVLGVPIFAWLCEVIAWRGGEKRYDKLAKEFTKLLTSAYATTALFGGILLFLLVAFYPKLMNYLTDVFFPSFLLYCLLFLLETATLYLYWYGWDAMQYGKLKTLHVVLGFLLNFFALFIMIVPNAWATFQSSPVVISEGTAIERAWAATWNPTWWPINIHRLIANVVLGGYICGAYAGVRYLSVKNPEEREHYDWMGYVGNFIGVFGLLALPFAGYWLMREIYQYNQQMGITLMGGFLSWLFIIQAMLIGVLFLGSNYYFWLGITYRIPGSEGKYRRAMLMMLVSLLLCLAVWMTPHSLVASIEEAQKMGGAHHPLLGVLGVMSAKMTVSNLMILITFMSFVMYWRAGKQDTAGWAKLGKAVMGAVLVLASLAVIVLGVWGYFVPAIVRINYFSTSQVLIVIFVILTITPLTALLLKSAKTTTEMVWGSMPPRAGYALVLNAVMVILLMTLMGYARSSSRVHWHVYGVMRDSSPYAYSPALGSASLIMAFCTFFFCILVAFIFWVATMGDKAKAAASGKGELPHGIPAMAGGAPEERQQG, from the coding sequence ATGCGACAGGGGATCGGAACGATACAACTAGCTCTCCGAGCTGTCAGCGGCCATGGCGGATGGCTTGCAGGTCTCTTGTTGACGGCGGTCTGGCTTGCGCTTCCTTCGATCGGCGTGGCTGCGGAAGGCACAGCGACCGGCCCGACTGAGTATCGCGATATTCCCTATATCGGCAGTCGGAACCTGGTGTGGATCGTTGCGCAGCTGCACCTGTTGCTGGCCGGGTTCGTGTTGGGTGTGCCGATCTTTGCATGGCTCTGCGAAGTGATTGCCTGGAGAGGAGGCGAAAAGCGCTACGATAAGCTTGCCAAGGAATTTACCAAACTCCTGACGTCGGCCTATGCGACGACCGCCCTGTTCGGCGGCATTCTGTTGTTTCTCTTGGTGGCGTTCTACCCAAAACTGATGAACTATCTGACGGATGTCTTCTTCCCGTCATTTTTGCTCTACTGTCTCTTGTTCTTGCTCGAGACGGCGACGCTCTATCTGTATTGGTACGGATGGGACGCCATGCAGTACGGTAAGCTGAAAACGTTGCACGTGGTTTTGGGGTTCCTCCTGAATTTCTTCGCACTCTTCATCATGATCGTGCCGAACGCGTGGGCCACGTTTCAGTCCAGCCCGGTCGTCATTTCAGAAGGCACGGCCATCGAACGAGCGTGGGCGGCGACATGGAATCCGACGTGGTGGCCGATCAACATCCATCGTCTCATTGCCAACGTCGTGCTCGGCGGATACATCTGTGGAGCCTATGCCGGAGTCCGATACTTGTCGGTCAAGAATCCCGAGGAGCGTGAGCACTACGATTGGATGGGCTATGTCGGCAACTTCATCGGCGTTTTCGGCTTGTTGGCTCTGCCGTTTGCCGGCTATTGGCTCATGCGGGAAATCTATCAGTACAACCAACAGATGGGCATTACCCTGATGGGAGGGTTCCTGTCCTGGCTCTTCATCATCCAGGCCATGCTGATCGGTGTCTTGTTCCTCGGGTCGAATTATTATTTCTGGTTGGGGATTACTTATCGTATTCCCGGATCGGAGGGAAAATATCGGCGGGCGATGTTGATGATGCTCGTCAGTTTGTTGCTGTGTCTTGCCGTGTGGATGACGCCACACTCCCTTGTCGCCAGCATCGAAGAGGCCCAGAAGATGGGAGGGGCTCACCACCCCTTGTTGGGCGTCCTGGGCGTCATGTCCGCCAAAATGACCGTGTCCAATCTCATGATTCTTATTACCTTCATGAGTTTCGTCATGTATTGGCGGGCGGGTAAACAGGATACCGCCGGATGGGCGAAGTTGGGAAAGGCAGTCATGGGCGCCGTGTTGGTGTTGGCCAGTCTTGCCGTCATCGTCCTCGGTGTGTGGGGGTATTTTGTTCCGGCGATCGTCCGCATCAACTATTTCTCCACGTCTCAGGTGCTGATCGTCATCTTCGTGATTCTGACCATCACCCCGTTGACGGCGCTGTTGCTTAAGAGTGCCAAGACGACGACGGAAATGGTCTGGGGCAGTATGCCTCCTCGCGCTGGGTATGCGCTGGTGCTCAACGCCGTCATGGTGATTCTACTGATGACGCTGATGGGCTACGCGCGATCTTCATCTCGGGTCCACTGGCACGTGTATGGGGTCATGCGCGATTCGTCGCCCTATGCCTATTCACCGGCCCTCGGCAGCGCGTCGCTGATCATGGCTTTCTGTACGTTTTTCTTCTGCATCCTTGTGGCGTTTATCTTCTGGGTGGCCACCATGGGCGATAAGGCTAAGGCTGCTGCGTCAGGGAAAGGCGAGCTGCCGCACGGCATTCCTGCGATGGCCGGAGGGGCGCCGGAGGAGCGGCAACAGGGATAG
- a CDS encoding caspase family protein has product MIASPDQGAAIKGDTDLDIFVDGIDADVIKVDIVINGGPPKTISELPPSANLSPKQRRVKQKLSTIALRATDALILREGPNTIQVKAWDKTGGCKEQTRIVSASAGTFRVLVVGISRYETIRQLNFADKDAISFSEHVRKNFGLVDNKNLFVLTDKHANRRSILKHLDEFGKSETSDTLIVFFSGHGFYSTSGTGTGKVFLMPWDAELGYESTFLEQEEIIEKIGAARAGKKLFFFDACFSGSEGSKNIGWANDPSGSKGIVDLGDIWNKLNAQGIGGVLSSKSTQPSWEDAELDGGHGVFTYYLLESFSKADTNNDRMVTLNEAYEYLKTKVSTFTEKKKPSRQDPVLQVQGSSILDLPLGLIETKP; this is encoded by the coding sequence ATGATTGCATCACCCGACCAAGGTGCAGCAATCAAAGGAGATACAGACCTAGATATATTCGTCGACGGCATTGACGCAGACGTGATTAAAGTTGATATAGTGATTAATGGGGGACCGCCAAAAACCATTTCTGAGCTACCACCTAGCGCCAATTTGAGCCCAAAACAACGGAGGGTCAAACAAAAGCTATCCACCATTGCACTGCGTGCCACAGATGCCTTAATTTTAAGGGAAGGGCCTAACACTATTCAGGTTAAAGCGTGGGACAAGACTGGAGGTTGTAAAGAACAAACAAGGATTGTCTCTGCTTCAGCGGGAACTTTTCGTGTACTAGTGGTAGGGATAAGCCGCTATGAGACCATTCGTCAACTCAATTTTGCTGACAAGGATGCTATTTCCTTCAGTGAACATGTACGAAAGAATTTTGGACTAGTAGACAACAAGAATCTCTTTGTATTAACGGATAAACATGCAAACAGGCGGAGTATTCTTAAACATCTCGACGAATTTGGAAAATCGGAAACCTCAGATACTCTGATCGTTTTTTTCTCGGGGCATGGGTTCTACTCTACTTCAGGAACAGGGACAGGTAAGGTGTTTTTGATGCCTTGGGATGCTGAACTTGGTTATGAATCTACCTTCCTCGAACAGGAAGAGATAATTGAGAAGATAGGCGCAGCGCGTGCAGGAAAGAAACTTTTCTTCTTTGACGCATGCTTTTCTGGCTCTGAAGGATCCAAAAACATTGGATGGGCTAATGATCCGTCGGGCAGTAAGGGCATCGTCGATCTGGGCGATATATGGAATAAACTCAATGCGCAAGGAATTGGAGGGGTTCTTTCAAGTAAATCGACTCAGCCTAGCTGGGAGGATGCGGAATTGGATGGCGGGCATGGTGTATTCACATATTATCTATTAGAATCATTCTCTAAGGCGGACACAAACAATGATCGTATGGTAACTCTTAATGAGGCGTACGAGTATTTAAAAACCAAAGTTTCAACATTCACTGAAAAGAAAAAGCCCTCTCGTCAGGATCCTGTGCTTCAAGTACAGGGTAGTTCAATCCTTGATCTTCCGCTGGGGCTAATCGAGACGAAACCATAG